In one Grus americana isolate bGruAme1 chromosome 1, bGruAme1.mat, whole genome shotgun sequence genomic region, the following are encoded:
- the RELT gene encoding tumor necrosis factor receptor superfamily member 19L gives MKRSGMRWWLVTVLGVLSGPDAGAGSCRPREHGAPGCPPGEEPTGACGSAQDPAGTCRACPPGTFSPGDVSCSAHTRCHARNRILVAPGTAATNSRCGACLPGFYSPEGEREPRGRCLPCTAAPRSTPGCPGRRRARSPKTPGRLAGTNGTRVTLMGEEEEEAAAAQAAVLTIVPVFCAMGLLGILVCNLLKKKGYHCTTSKDPQPGSAGPSSIYQLEDANEDTIGVLVRLITEKKENAAALEELLKEHHGQQPMPPPGPNKLHLLPQFPPTCRHQQHLHTVQGPAPCARCSQKKWPEVLPPLSATKVPKPGVRPSEVTILSVGRFRVSRIPEMRSEVGGEPPRGAIPAGSGMQPPWLKNIDSPPKLAPGLGAALGGR, from the exons ATGAAGAGGAGCGGGATGCGCTGGTGGCTTGTCACCGTCCTGGGG GTGCTGAGCGGACCCGACGCGGGAGCCGGGAGCTGCCGTCCCCGGGAGCATGGGGCACCGGGGTGCCCACCCGGAGAGGAGCCCACTGGG GCATGCGGCTCGGCACAGGATCCGGCGGGGACGTGCCGAGCTTGTCCCCCCGGCACCTTCTCACCGGGGGACGTATCCTGCTCCGCTCACACCCGCTGCCACGCCAGGAACAGGATCCTGGTGGCACCGGGGACGGCAGCGACCAACAGCCGCTGCGGAGCCTGCCTGCCGGG GTTTTACAGCCCTGAAGGGGAGAGGGAGCCCCGGGGCCGGTGCCTGCCCTGCACCGCCGCTCCCcgcagcaccccggggtgcccag GTCGGCGGCGAGCCCGTAGCCCCAAAACACCGGGCCGGTTGGCGGGGACCAACGGGACGCGAGTGACCCTGAtgggtgaggaagaggaggaggcggcagcggcgCAGGCGGCCGTGCTGACCATCGTCCCGGTCTTCTGCGCCATGGGGTTGTTGGGCATCCTGGTCTGCAACCTGCTGAAGAAGAAGGGTTACCACTGCACCACCAGCAAGGACCCCCAGCCCGGCAGCGCCG GTCCCAGCTCCATCTACCAGCTGGAGGACGCCAATGAGGACACCATTGGGGTGCTGGTGCGGTTGATCACCGAGAAGAAAG AAAACGCCGCGgcgctggaggagctgctgaaggagcaTCATGGCCAACAGCCAATGCCACCACCGGGCCCAAATAA ACTGCacctcctgcctcagtttccccccacCTGCCGACACCAGCAACACCTCCACACGGTGCAGGGTCCGGCCCCGTGCGCCCGCTGCAGCCAGAAGAAGTGGCCTGAGGTGCTGCCACCGCTCAGTGCCACCAAGGTCCCCAAGCCCGGGGTTCGTCCCAGTGAGGTCACCATCCTCTCTGTCGGCAG GTTTCGGGTGTCCCGGATCCCCGAGATGAGGAGCGAGGTGGGGGGTGAACCCCCCCGTGGTGCCATCCCCGCTGGCAGCGGGATGCAGCCCCCGTGGTTGAAAAACATCGACAGCCCCCCCAAG CTGGCACCTGGCCTGGGGGCTGCCTTGGGGGGACGGTGA